The proteins below are encoded in one region of Juglans microcarpa x Juglans regia isolate MS1-56 chromosome 4D, Jm3101_v1.0, whole genome shotgun sequence:
- the LOC121260266 gene encoding uncharacterized protein LOC121260266, which translates to MNLFKKKIVDSPLCPICYMEKETVAHILWNCASTTNVWSQGPPLFQKGSLRADSFIEIFESLMASCDNLLMDLFAVTVRNIWYPRIKSLFEGTFLHPTLLAQQAVHDLAVFKASQTNSEPSLRCTSNLVVHWTPSPRGLVKINWDAALSESQDKIGLGLVARDHIGGILATKSVSKEGGVTPLLAEAIGGFQATKFASDLGLTSIILEGDFSQVVQGLNRQAARWDYVGLVLDDTKNLLSSFESFVIMLVGRNGDVFAHSLAKKALDLRVDSEQVVHSSLCNSSLCNSIPVMLH; encoded by the coding sequence ATGAACCTTTTCAAGAAAAAGATTGTAGACTCTCCTCTTTGTCCTATATGCTATATGGAAAAAGAAACAGTTGCTCATATTCTTTGGAATTGTGCTTCAACTACAAATGTATGGAGTCAAGGGCCACCACTTTTCCAAAAAGGCTCTTTGAGAGCAGATAGTTTTATAGAGATTTTTGAATCTCTAATGGCTAGTTGTGACAATCTTCTTATGGATCTTTTTGCTGTAACAGTAAGAAACATTTGGTATCCAAGAATTAAGTCTTTATTTGAAGGTACTTTTTTGCATCCCACTTTGTTAGCTCAACAAGCAGTTCATGATCTTGCAGTTTTTAAAGCTTCACAGACAAATTCAGAGCCTTCTCTTAGATGTACTTCTAACCTAGTTGTGCATTGGACACCCTCTCCTCGTGGTCTGGTTAAGATTAATTGGGACGCTGCTTTGAGTGAGTCTCAAGACAAAATTGGCCTGGGATTGGTGGCTAGAGATCATATAGGAGGTATCTTAGCTACTAAAAGTGTGTCAAAAGAAGGGGGTGTAACCCCTTTACTTGCTGAAGCAATAGGGGGCTTTCAGGCTACAAAGTTTGCATCTGATTTGGGTTTAACTTCTATTATCCTTGAAGGTGATTTCTCTCAAGTTGTTCAAGGCCTTAACAGACAAGCAGCCAGATGGGATTATGTGGGATTGGTTTTAGATGATACTAAAAATCTGCTTTCTTCTTTTGAGTCTTTTGTTATTATGTTGGTAGGTAGAAATGGCGATGTTTTTGCCCACTCACTTGCAAAGAAAGCTTTAGATCTTAGAGTGGATTCTGAACAAGTAGTACATAGTTCTCTCTGTAATAGTTCTCTCTGTAATAGTATTCCTGTAATGTTAcattga